Proteins from a genomic interval of Callospermophilus lateralis isolate mCalLat2 chromosome 1, mCalLat2.hap1, whole genome shotgun sequence:
- the Dclk3 gene encoding serine/threonine-protein kinase DCLK3 isoform X1, which translates to MPAATPAPRPPPPPARPAPSCPVRPAPGHRGLCDHSLKYLSSKITERRLQGTWLPPGRGNPEKPFPGARGSVMPMFSPQNGLHSVQAENSPLKPRVVTVVKLGGQPLRKVTLLLNRRSVQTFEQLIADISEALGFPRWKNDRVRKLFNLKGREIRSVSDFFREGDAFIAMGKEPLTLKSIQVAIEELYPNKNRTLTLTQHSRVPSPRLRSRLYGKTLKGGHHCGETGSSGEAARSKTAIGHQGKCPQELVLEDKVRAQKKWARGKQESEAGGKPPRETTLEERNGSGEKHLGVEIEKTSGEIIRCEKCKREREIQQSLERERLSLGTSELDMGKCPKYDVDKLVRTRSCRRSPEANPVGGEEGWRGDSHRNSPRNPTQELRRPGKNPDKKADRDPEDQESHHQGSTKAKKDVVESAPATEEGQRDVKKDAKHVGKNKQGSWLLREPQADPEKVPRTREEEKEAEREKKPGASGGRKVALRDETPGRVEKEPKTRPEENKPERPSGRKLRPAGIIAAHVEKHYETGRVIGDGNFAVVKECRHRETRQAYAMKIIDKSKLKGKEDIVDSEILIIQSLSHPNIVKLHEVYETETEIYLIMEYVQGGDLFDAIIESVKFPEPDAALMIMDLCKALVHLHDKNIVHRDLKPENLLVQRNEDKSTTLKLADFGLAKHVVRPIFTVCGTPTYVAPEILSEKGYGLEVDMWAAGVILYILLCGFPPFRSPERDQDELFNIIQLGHFEFLAPYWDNISDAAKDLVSRLLVVDPKKRYTAHQVLQHPWIETVGKSSTVNLQKEVSPSREGHVRSQHKRAAEQAS; encoded by the exons ATGCCGGCTGCCACGCCCGCCCCGCGCCCGCCGCCGCCCCCGGCCCGGCCGGCCCCCAGCTGCCCAGTGCGGCCTGCCCCTG GTCATCGAGGCCTATGTGATCATTCTCTGAAATATTTAAGCTCGAAAATCACAGAGCGAAGGCTGCAGGGCACCTGGCTGCCTCCCGGCCGAGGAAACCCAGAGAAACCATTCCCGGGAGCTCGAGGTTCTGTCATGCCCATGTTCAGCCCCCAGAATGGTCTTCATTCAGTCCAGGCTGAGAACAGCCCACTGAAGCCCAGGGTGGTGACCGTGGTGAAGCTGGGCGGGCAGCCCCTCCGCAAGGTCACCCTGCTCCTCAACAGGCGGTCGGTGCAGACGTTCGAGCAGCTCATAGCAGACATCTCCGAAGCCTTGGGCTTTCCCAGGTGGAAGAATGATCGTGTGAGAAAACTGTTTAACCTGAAGGGCAGGGAAATCAGGAGTGTCTCTGATTTCTTCAGGGAAGGGGATGCTTTCATAGCCATGGGCAAAGAACCCTTGACATTGAAGAGCATTCAGGTGGCTATAGAAGAGCTGTATCCTAACAAAAACCGGACCCTGACATTGACCCAGCACAGCCGGGTCCCTTCTCCAAGGCTAAGAAGCAGACTTTATGGCAAGACTCTGAAAGGGGGTCACCACTGTGGGGAGACCGGGAGCAGCGGTGAGGCTGCCCGGAGCAAGACAGCCATTGGGCACCAGGGGAAGTGCCCCCAGGAGCTGGTGCTGGAGGACAAGGTGAGGGCCCAGAAGAAGTGGGCGAGGGGAAAACAAGAGTCTGAAGCGGGTGGCAAGCCACCCAGGGAAACTACTCTGGAAGAGAGGAATGGCAGTGGGGAGAAGCACCTGGGGGTGGAGATCGAGAAGACCTCCGGGGAGATCATCAGGTGTGAGAAGTGCAAGCGAGAGAGGGAGATCCAGCAGAGCCTGGAGCGGGAGAGGCTGTCCCTGGGGACCAGCGAGCTGGACATGGGCAAGTGCCCAAAGTACGACGTGGACAAGCTGGTGAGGACGAGAAGCTGCAGGAGGTCTCCCGAGGCAAACCCTGTGGGCGGGGAGGAAGGGTGGAGAGGTGACAGCCACAGGAACAGCCCCAGGAATCCCACTCAGGAGCTGAGGAGACCCGGCAAGAACCCAGACAAGAAAGCAGACAGAGACCCAGAGGATCAGGAGAGCCACCATCAGGGGTCAACCAAGGCCAAGAAGGACGTGGTGGAGAGTGCACCAGCCACAGAGGAGGGGCAGAGGGATGTGAAGAAAGATGCCAAGCACGTCGGCAAGAACAAGCAGGGTAGCTGGCTCCTGAGAGAGCCCCAGGCTGACCCTGAGAAGGTCCCCAGGACccgagaggaagagaaggaggcagagagggagaAGAAGCCAGGTGCATCGGGAGGGAGAAAGGTGGCTCTCAGAGATGAGACCCCTGGTAGGGTAGAGAAGGAGCCCAAGACAAGGCCAGAAGAGAACAAGCCAGAACGGCCCAGTGGCCGGAAGCTGCGACCTGCGGGCATCATCGCAGCACACGTGGAGAAGCACTACGAGACGGGCCGGGTCATCGGGGATGGGAATTTCGCCGTGGTGAAGGAGTGCAGGCACCGGGAGACCAGGCAGGCCTATGCCATGAAGATTATTGACAAGTCCAAACTCAAGGGTAAGGAGGACATAGTTGACAGCGAGATCTTAATCATCCAGAGCCTCTCTCACCCCAACATAGTGAAATTGCATGAGGTCTATGAAACGGAAACAGAAATCTACCTGATCATGGAGTATGTGCAGGGAGGGGACCTCTTTGATGCCATCATAGAAAGTGTGAAGTTTCCGGAGCCTGATGCTGCCCTCATGATCATGGACTTATGTAAAGCCCTGGTCCACCTGCATGACAAGAACATCGTCCACCGGGACCTCAAGCCGGAAAACCTCCTG GTTCAGCGAAATGAGGACAAATCTACCACCTTGAAACTGGCTGATTTTGGCCTTGCAAAGCATGTGGTGAGACCTATATTTACTGTGTGTGGGACTCCGACTTATGTAGCTCCTGAAATTCTTTCTGAGAAAG GTTATGGGCTGGAGGTGGATATGTGGGCGGCCGGCGTGATCCTCTACATCCTCCTGTGTGGCTTCCCTCCCTTCCGCAGCCCAGAGAGGGACCAGGACGAGCTCTTTAACATCATCCAGCTGGGCCACTTTGAGTTCCTTGCCCCTTACTGGGACAATATCTCTGATG
- the Dclk3 gene encoding serine/threonine-protein kinase DCLK3 isoform X3: MPAATPAPRPPPPPARPAPSCPVRPAPGHRGLCDHSLKYLSSKITERRLQGTWLPPGRGNPEKPFPGARGSVMPMFSPQNGLHSVQAENSPLKPRVVTVVKLGGQPLRKVTLLLNRRSVQTFEQLIADISEALGFPRWKNDRVRKLFNLKGREIRSVSDFFREGDAFIAMGKEPLTLKSIQVAIEELYPNKNRTLTLTQHSRVPSPRLRSRLYGKTLKGGHHCGETGSSGEAARSKTAIGHQGKCPQELVLEDKVRAQKKWARGKQESEAGGKPPRETTLEERNGSGEKHLGVEIEKTSGEIIRCEKCKREREIQQSLERERLSLGTSELDMGKCPKYDVDKLVRTRSCRRSPEANPVGGEEGWRGDSHRNSPRNPTQELRRPGKNPDKKADRDPEDQESHHQGSTKAKKDVVESAPATEEGQRDVKKDAKHVGKNKQGSWLLREPQADPEKVPRTREEEKEAEREKKPGASGGRKVALRDETPGRVEKEPKTRPEENKPERPSGRKLRPAGIIAAHVEKHYETGRVIGDGNFAVVKECRHRETRQAYAMKIIDKSKLKGKEDIVDSEILIIQSLSHPNIVKLHEVYETETEIYLIMEYVQGGDLFDAIIESVKFPEPDAALMIMDLCKALVHLHDKNIVHRDLKPENLLVMGWRWICGRPA, from the exons ATGCCGGCTGCCACGCCCGCCCCGCGCCCGCCGCCGCCCCCGGCCCGGCCGGCCCCCAGCTGCCCAGTGCGGCCTGCCCCTG GTCATCGAGGCCTATGTGATCATTCTCTGAAATATTTAAGCTCGAAAATCACAGAGCGAAGGCTGCAGGGCACCTGGCTGCCTCCCGGCCGAGGAAACCCAGAGAAACCATTCCCGGGAGCTCGAGGTTCTGTCATGCCCATGTTCAGCCCCCAGAATGGTCTTCATTCAGTCCAGGCTGAGAACAGCCCACTGAAGCCCAGGGTGGTGACCGTGGTGAAGCTGGGCGGGCAGCCCCTCCGCAAGGTCACCCTGCTCCTCAACAGGCGGTCGGTGCAGACGTTCGAGCAGCTCATAGCAGACATCTCCGAAGCCTTGGGCTTTCCCAGGTGGAAGAATGATCGTGTGAGAAAACTGTTTAACCTGAAGGGCAGGGAAATCAGGAGTGTCTCTGATTTCTTCAGGGAAGGGGATGCTTTCATAGCCATGGGCAAAGAACCCTTGACATTGAAGAGCATTCAGGTGGCTATAGAAGAGCTGTATCCTAACAAAAACCGGACCCTGACATTGACCCAGCACAGCCGGGTCCCTTCTCCAAGGCTAAGAAGCAGACTTTATGGCAAGACTCTGAAAGGGGGTCACCACTGTGGGGAGACCGGGAGCAGCGGTGAGGCTGCCCGGAGCAAGACAGCCATTGGGCACCAGGGGAAGTGCCCCCAGGAGCTGGTGCTGGAGGACAAGGTGAGGGCCCAGAAGAAGTGGGCGAGGGGAAAACAAGAGTCTGAAGCGGGTGGCAAGCCACCCAGGGAAACTACTCTGGAAGAGAGGAATGGCAGTGGGGAGAAGCACCTGGGGGTGGAGATCGAGAAGACCTCCGGGGAGATCATCAGGTGTGAGAAGTGCAAGCGAGAGAGGGAGATCCAGCAGAGCCTGGAGCGGGAGAGGCTGTCCCTGGGGACCAGCGAGCTGGACATGGGCAAGTGCCCAAAGTACGACGTGGACAAGCTGGTGAGGACGAGAAGCTGCAGGAGGTCTCCCGAGGCAAACCCTGTGGGCGGGGAGGAAGGGTGGAGAGGTGACAGCCACAGGAACAGCCCCAGGAATCCCACTCAGGAGCTGAGGAGACCCGGCAAGAACCCAGACAAGAAAGCAGACAGAGACCCAGAGGATCAGGAGAGCCACCATCAGGGGTCAACCAAGGCCAAGAAGGACGTGGTGGAGAGTGCACCAGCCACAGAGGAGGGGCAGAGGGATGTGAAGAAAGATGCCAAGCACGTCGGCAAGAACAAGCAGGGTAGCTGGCTCCTGAGAGAGCCCCAGGCTGACCCTGAGAAGGTCCCCAGGACccgagaggaagagaaggaggcagagagggagaAGAAGCCAGGTGCATCGGGAGGGAGAAAGGTGGCTCTCAGAGATGAGACCCCTGGTAGGGTAGAGAAGGAGCCCAAGACAAGGCCAGAAGAGAACAAGCCAGAACGGCCCAGTGGCCGGAAGCTGCGACCTGCGGGCATCATCGCAGCACACGTGGAGAAGCACTACGAGACGGGCCGGGTCATCGGGGATGGGAATTTCGCCGTGGTGAAGGAGTGCAGGCACCGGGAGACCAGGCAGGCCTATGCCATGAAGATTATTGACAAGTCCAAACTCAAGGGTAAGGAGGACATAGTTGACAGCGAGATCTTAATCATCCAGAGCCTCTCTCACCCCAACATAGTGAAATTGCATGAGGTCTATGAAACGGAAACAGAAATCTACCTGATCATGGAGTATGTGCAGGGAGGGGACCTCTTTGATGCCATCATAGAAAGTGTGAAGTTTCCGGAGCCTGATGCTGCCCTCATGATCATGGACTTATGTAAAGCCCTGGTCCACCTGCATGACAAGAACATCGTCCACCGGGACCTCAAGCCGGAAAACCTCCTG GTTATGGGCTGGAGGTGGATATGTGGGCGGCCGGCGTGA
- the Dclk3 gene encoding serine/threonine-protein kinase DCLK3 isoform X2: MPAATPAPRPPPPPARPAPSCPVRPAPGHRGLCDHSLKYLSSKITERRLQGTWLPPGRGNPEKPFPGARGSVMPMFSPQNGLHSVQAENSPLKPRVVTVVKLGGQPLRKVTLLLNRRSVQTFEQLIADISEALGFPRWKNDRVRKLFNLKGREIRSVSDFFREGDAFIAMGKEPLTLKSIQVAIEELYPNKNRTLTLTQHSRVPSPRLRSRLYGKTLKGGHHCGETGSSGEAARSKTAIGHQGKCPQELVLEDKVRAQKKWARGKQESEAGGKPPRETTLEERNGSGEKHLGVEIEKTSGEIIRCEKCKREREIQQSLERERLSLGTSELDMGKCPKYDVDKLVRTRSCRRSPEANPVGGEEGWRGDSHRNSPRNPTQELRRPGKNPDKKADRDPEDQESHHQGSTKAKKDVVESAPATEEGQRDVKKDAKHVGKNKQGSWLLREPQADPEKVPRTREEEKEAEREKKPGASGGRKVALRDETPGRVEKEPKTRPEENKPERPSGRKLRPAGIIAAHVEKHYETGRVIGDGNFAVVKECRHRETRQAYAMKIIDKSKLKGKEDIVDSEILIIQSLSHPNIVKLHEVYETETEIYLIMEYVQGGDLFDAIIESVKFPEPDAALMIMDLCKALVHLHDKNIVHRDLKPENLLVQRNEDKSTTLKLADFGLAKHVVRPIFTVCGTPTYVAPEILSEKAAKDLVSRLLVVDPKKRYTAHQVLQHPWIETVGKSSTVNLQKEVSPSREGHVRSQHKRAAEQAS; the protein is encoded by the exons ATGCCGGCTGCCACGCCCGCCCCGCGCCCGCCGCCGCCCCCGGCCCGGCCGGCCCCCAGCTGCCCAGTGCGGCCTGCCCCTG GTCATCGAGGCCTATGTGATCATTCTCTGAAATATTTAAGCTCGAAAATCACAGAGCGAAGGCTGCAGGGCACCTGGCTGCCTCCCGGCCGAGGAAACCCAGAGAAACCATTCCCGGGAGCTCGAGGTTCTGTCATGCCCATGTTCAGCCCCCAGAATGGTCTTCATTCAGTCCAGGCTGAGAACAGCCCACTGAAGCCCAGGGTGGTGACCGTGGTGAAGCTGGGCGGGCAGCCCCTCCGCAAGGTCACCCTGCTCCTCAACAGGCGGTCGGTGCAGACGTTCGAGCAGCTCATAGCAGACATCTCCGAAGCCTTGGGCTTTCCCAGGTGGAAGAATGATCGTGTGAGAAAACTGTTTAACCTGAAGGGCAGGGAAATCAGGAGTGTCTCTGATTTCTTCAGGGAAGGGGATGCTTTCATAGCCATGGGCAAAGAACCCTTGACATTGAAGAGCATTCAGGTGGCTATAGAAGAGCTGTATCCTAACAAAAACCGGACCCTGACATTGACCCAGCACAGCCGGGTCCCTTCTCCAAGGCTAAGAAGCAGACTTTATGGCAAGACTCTGAAAGGGGGTCACCACTGTGGGGAGACCGGGAGCAGCGGTGAGGCTGCCCGGAGCAAGACAGCCATTGGGCACCAGGGGAAGTGCCCCCAGGAGCTGGTGCTGGAGGACAAGGTGAGGGCCCAGAAGAAGTGGGCGAGGGGAAAACAAGAGTCTGAAGCGGGTGGCAAGCCACCCAGGGAAACTACTCTGGAAGAGAGGAATGGCAGTGGGGAGAAGCACCTGGGGGTGGAGATCGAGAAGACCTCCGGGGAGATCATCAGGTGTGAGAAGTGCAAGCGAGAGAGGGAGATCCAGCAGAGCCTGGAGCGGGAGAGGCTGTCCCTGGGGACCAGCGAGCTGGACATGGGCAAGTGCCCAAAGTACGACGTGGACAAGCTGGTGAGGACGAGAAGCTGCAGGAGGTCTCCCGAGGCAAACCCTGTGGGCGGGGAGGAAGGGTGGAGAGGTGACAGCCACAGGAACAGCCCCAGGAATCCCACTCAGGAGCTGAGGAGACCCGGCAAGAACCCAGACAAGAAAGCAGACAGAGACCCAGAGGATCAGGAGAGCCACCATCAGGGGTCAACCAAGGCCAAGAAGGACGTGGTGGAGAGTGCACCAGCCACAGAGGAGGGGCAGAGGGATGTGAAGAAAGATGCCAAGCACGTCGGCAAGAACAAGCAGGGTAGCTGGCTCCTGAGAGAGCCCCAGGCTGACCCTGAGAAGGTCCCCAGGACccgagaggaagagaaggaggcagagagggagaAGAAGCCAGGTGCATCGGGAGGGAGAAAGGTGGCTCTCAGAGATGAGACCCCTGGTAGGGTAGAGAAGGAGCCCAAGACAAGGCCAGAAGAGAACAAGCCAGAACGGCCCAGTGGCCGGAAGCTGCGACCTGCGGGCATCATCGCAGCACACGTGGAGAAGCACTACGAGACGGGCCGGGTCATCGGGGATGGGAATTTCGCCGTGGTGAAGGAGTGCAGGCACCGGGAGACCAGGCAGGCCTATGCCATGAAGATTATTGACAAGTCCAAACTCAAGGGTAAGGAGGACATAGTTGACAGCGAGATCTTAATCATCCAGAGCCTCTCTCACCCCAACATAGTGAAATTGCATGAGGTCTATGAAACGGAAACAGAAATCTACCTGATCATGGAGTATGTGCAGGGAGGGGACCTCTTTGATGCCATCATAGAAAGTGTGAAGTTTCCGGAGCCTGATGCTGCCCTCATGATCATGGACTTATGTAAAGCCCTGGTCCACCTGCATGACAAGAACATCGTCCACCGGGACCTCAAGCCGGAAAACCTCCTG GTTCAGCGAAATGAGGACAAATCTACCACCTTGAAACTGGCTGATTTTGGCCTTGCAAAGCATGTGGTGAGACCTATATTTACTGTGTGTGGGACTCCGACTTATGTAGCTCCTGAAATTCTTTCTGAGAAAG